A section of the Rossellomorea marisflavi genome encodes:
- a CDS encoding cell division protein SepF, whose amino-acid sequence MGIKSKFKTFFLLDEDEYEYEEEEKYEEHEEKKPMKSQSPAQTKQNVVSLQSVQKSSKVILVEPRVYAEAQEIADHLKNRRSVLVNLQRIQHDQAKRIVDFLSGTVYAIGGDIQRVGSDIFLCTPDNVEVSGNISELLSEEDFTESRW is encoded by the coding sequence CGTTTTTCCTGCTTGATGAAGATGAGTACGAATACGAAGAGGAAGAGAAATACGAAGAACATGAGGAGAAGAAGCCCATGAAATCCCAGTCACCGGCACAGACGAAACAAAACGTTGTCAGCCTGCAGAGCGTTCAAAAGTCATCCAAGGTGATCCTTGTTGAGCCACGCGTGTACGCAGAGGCCCAGGAAATTGCCGACCATCTCAAAAATCGCCGTTCTGTCTTGGTGAACCTGCAGCGAATCCAGCATGACCAGGCGAAACGGATCGTTGATTTCCTGAGCGGCACCGTATATGCCATCGGTGGCGATATCCAGCGGGTGGGGAGTGACATTTTCCTGTGCACGCCAGATAACGTCGAGGTGAGCGGAAACATTTCTGAACTCCTCAGTGAAGAAGACTTTACAGAATCGAGGTGGTAA
- a CDS encoding YggT family protein: protein MFLLYQILSSLLNIYMWALIIYILMSWFPNARETSIGQILARICEPYLEQFRKFIPPLGMIDISPIVAFIVLRLADKGLSQLFLWIL from the coding sequence ATGTTCCTTCTATATCAAATATTATCGTCCCTATTGAATATCTATATGTGGGCGCTCATCATCTATATCCTGATGTCGTGGTTCCCCAATGCCCGGGAAACCTCCATTGGCCAGATCCTCGCCCGCATATGCGAGCCTTATCTGGAACAGTTCCGGAAGTTCATCCCTCCCCTTGGGATGATCGATATTTCACCGATTGTCGCCTTCATCGTACTTAGACTGGCCGACAAAGGCCTTAGTCAACTTTTCTTATGGATTTTGTAG
- a CDS encoding RNA-binding protein, which yields MSTLYQHFRPEERGFIDQVVEWKEQVESQYAQKRTDFLDPREQHILLSIIGTEGSVRVAFFPKTGERKRALIYPDYYEPSEEDYGICLYEIHYPAKFVTIEHRQILGTLMSLGLKREKFGDIPTEGERYQLVAADEISGCLEMELQQIGKARVSLEKRQVAELFITDEKWSENTTTVSSLRLDVILSAIQGVSRQKAQALIKASLVKVNWRATESTSFEVEEGDVISTRGFGRSKLLTIDGKTKRDKWRITFGVLK from the coding sequence ATGTCGACACTTTATCAGCATTTCAGACCGGAAGAGAGGGGGTTCATCGACCAGGTGGTCGAATGGAAGGAGCAGGTGGAGAGCCAGTATGCCCAGAAACGGACCGATTTCCTCGATCCCCGGGAGCAGCACATCCTCCTCAGCATCATCGGGACCGAAGGCAGCGTCAGGGTCGCATTTTTTCCGAAAACAGGGGAGCGCAAGCGTGCGCTGATCTACCCCGACTATTATGAGCCTTCTGAAGAAGATTATGGAATATGCCTGTATGAGATTCACTACCCTGCTAAGTTTGTTACAATAGAGCATAGGCAGATCCTCGGGACGCTTATGTCACTAGGTCTTAAAAGGGAAAAATTCGGGGATATCCCTACTGAAGGGGAACGGTATCAGCTCGTGGCGGCCGATGAAATTTCAGGGTGCTTGGAAATGGAGCTGCAACAGATCGGGAAAGCGAGGGTCTCACTCGAAAAGCGTCAGGTGGCAGAACTATTCATCACGGATGAGAAGTGGAGTGAAAATACCACAACGGTAAGCTCCCTGAGACTTGATGTGATCCTCTCCGCCATTCAGGGGGTTTCCCGGCAAAAGGCTCAGGCTCTCATTAAAGCTTCACTCGTGAAGGTAAACTGGAGGGCAACCGAGAGTACGTCCTTCGAGGTGGAAGAGGGGGATGTCATCTCGACGCGGGGGTTCGGCAGAAGCAAACTGCTGACCATCGACGGTAAGACGAAGCGGGATAAATGGCGGATCACGTTCGGTGTTTTGAAATAA
- a CDS encoding DivIVA domain-containing protein: MPLTPLDIHNKEFSRGFRGYDEDEVNEFLDQIIKDYEILIREKKETEERLDSLNERLGHFTTIEETLNKSIVVAQEAGEEVKRNAMKESKLIIKEAEKNADRIVNEALSKARRIAIEIEELKKQSKVFRTRFKMLIEAQLDLLDTNDWDQLMEFDVDATDLKTLKEEETLT; this comes from the coding sequence ATGCCTTTGACGCCGTTAGATATACATAATAAAGAATTCAGCCGTGGATTCCGCGGATATGATGAAGACGAAGTAAATGAATTCCTCGACCAGATCATCAAGGATTATGAGATCCTGATCCGTGAGAAGAAGGAAACAGAAGAACGCCTTGATTCCCTGAACGAACGCCTTGGACACTTCACGACGATTGAAGAAACGTTGAATAAATCCATTGTCGTAGCCCAAGAAGCCGGTGAAGAAGTGAAGCGCAATGCGATGAAGGAATCGAAGCTCATCATCAAGGAAGCCGAGAAGAACGCCGACCGTATCGTCAATGAAGCACTTTCGAAAGCCCGCAGGATTGCCATTGAAATCGAAGAGCTCAAAAAGCAGTCCAAAGTGTTCCGCACACGCTTCAAAATGCTCATAGAAGCTCAGCTTGACCTCCTCGATACGAATGATTGGGATCAGCTCATGGAATTCGATGTGGACGCAACGGATCTGAAGACCTTGAAAGAAGAAGAGACACTGACTTGA
- the ileS gene encoding isoleucine--tRNA ligase: MEYKETLLMPKTEFPMRGNLPNREPKMQEQWNDMSIYDRVQERTKGRPLFILHDGPPYANGNIHMGHALNKILKDFIVRYKSMSGFHAPYVPGWDTHGLPIEQALTNKGVKRKEMTVAEFRKLCEEYAYEQVDNQRAQFKQLGVRGDWENPYITLKPEYEAQQIKVFGDMAKKGYIYKGKKPVYWSPSSESALAEAEIEYQDKKSPSIYVAFPVADGKDVLATGDKFIIWTTTPWTIPANLAIAVNGKLNYSVVSVGSERFIVAEDLLEEVASVLEWENHSVEKTVKGSDLEYIVAKHPIYDRDSLVILGDHVTTDSGTGCVHTAPGHGEDDFIIGKKYNLDVLCPVDDKGVLTDEAPGFEGLFYDKANKPITEKLEEVGALLKISFFTHSYPHDWRTKKPVIFRATAQWFASIDKFRDELLQAVNETEWIPAWGETRLYNMVRDRGDWCISRQRAWGVPIPVFYAENGQEIITDETISHVSDLFRKHGSNIWFEREAKELLPEGFTHEGSPNGHFTKETDIMDVWFDSGSSHQAVLEERDGLQRPADLYLEGSDQYRGWFNSSLTTGVAVTGKAPYKGVLSHGFALDGNGRKMSKSLGNVVVPEKVMKQLGADILRLWVASVDYQADVRVSDPILKQVAEVYRKIRNTFRFLLGNLSDFDPGVHAVSYSDLREVDRFMLVKLNDLVKNVKNSYDKYEFAGIYHAVNNFCTLDLSSFYLDFAKDILYIESADQHDRRAIQTVLYECLVALTKLMSPILAHTADEVWVHIPGVDGESVQLTDMPEVQSFDGAEELKQKWNAFLDVRDDVLKALEEARNEKVIGKSLTAKVTLYVDEKTEALLSSIKEDLKQLFIVSAFEIGGRTSEAPAEALSLGANSIVVEKAAGETCERCWTVSPHVGEDQDHPTLCPRCASVVKENYSHLA; this comes from the coding sequence TTGGAATACAAAGAAACGTTATTAATGCCAAAAACAGAATTCCCCATGAGGGGCAACCTGCCAAATCGTGAACCGAAGATGCAGGAGCAGTGGAACGATATGTCGATCTATGACAGAGTACAGGAACGGACAAAAGGCCGTCCTCTGTTCATCCTTCATGATGGACCTCCATATGCAAATGGTAATATCCACATGGGCCATGCCCTCAACAAGATCTTGAAGGACTTCATCGTCCGCTATAAATCCATGAGTGGTTTCCATGCACCGTATGTACCAGGTTGGGATACTCATGGGCTGCCGATCGAGCAGGCCTTGACCAATAAAGGAGTCAAGCGCAAGGAAATGACCGTAGCGGAATTCAGGAAGCTTTGTGAAGAGTATGCATATGAGCAGGTGGACAATCAGCGCGCGCAATTCAAGCAGCTCGGCGTTCGCGGCGACTGGGAGAATCCATATATCACACTGAAACCGGAATACGAAGCTCAGCAGATCAAGGTATTCGGTGATATGGCGAAAAAAGGGTATATCTATAAAGGGAAAAAACCTGTGTATTGGTCACCTTCAAGTGAGTCTGCGCTTGCAGAAGCTGAGATTGAATATCAGGACAAAAAGTCACCATCGATTTATGTGGCATTCCCTGTAGCTGACGGTAAGGATGTCCTTGCAACTGGTGATAAGTTCATCATCTGGACGACGACTCCTTGGACGATTCCGGCAAATCTCGCCATCGCGGTGAACGGGAAACTGAATTACTCGGTCGTAAGCGTTGGAAGCGAGCGCTTCATCGTGGCGGAGGATCTCCTTGAGGAAGTTGCCTCTGTCCTTGAGTGGGAAAATCACTCTGTCGAGAAGACAGTCAAGGGATCAGATCTTGAGTACATTGTTGCCAAGCATCCGATCTATGATCGTGATTCTCTTGTCATCCTTGGTGACCATGTGACAACAGACTCTGGTACAGGCTGTGTCCATACCGCACCGGGTCATGGTGAAGATGATTTCATCATCGGGAAAAAATACAACCTGGATGTTCTTTGTCCTGTAGACGACAAGGGCGTACTGACAGATGAAGCACCAGGATTCGAAGGTCTCTTCTATGATAAGGCGAATAAACCGATTACTGAAAAACTGGAAGAGGTAGGGGCCCTTCTGAAGATTTCGTTCTTTACGCACTCCTACCCACACGACTGGCGTACAAAAAAACCGGTCATCTTCCGTGCAACAGCACAGTGGTTTGCGTCCATTGATAAATTCCGTGACGAACTGCTACAGGCAGTCAATGAGACAGAGTGGATCCCTGCGTGGGGAGAGACGCGCCTTTACAACATGGTCCGCGATCGTGGAGACTGGTGTATCTCACGTCAGCGTGCATGGGGCGTACCGATTCCCGTCTTCTATGCTGAAAATGGACAGGAAATCATCACTGATGAAACGATCAGTCATGTGTCAGACCTATTCCGCAAGCATGGATCGAACATTTGGTTTGAGCGTGAAGCAAAAGAGCTCCTTCCCGAAGGATTCACTCATGAAGGAAGCCCGAACGGCCACTTCACGAAAGAAACCGACATCATGGATGTTTGGTTTGATTCAGGGTCCTCACATCAGGCCGTCCTTGAAGAACGTGATGGCCTTCAGCGCCCTGCGGACCTCTATCTCGAAGGATCCGATCAATACCGCGGCTGGTTCAACTCTTCATTGACTACCGGCGTAGCCGTGACAGGCAAAGCACCGTATAAAGGCGTTTTAAGCCACGGGTTCGCTCTTGATGGCAATGGGCGCAAAATGAGTAAATCCCTCGGCAATGTCGTCGTACCTGAAAAAGTCATGAAGCAGCTTGGTGCAGATATCCTTCGCCTTTGGGTTGCATCCGTCGACTATCAGGCGGATGTGCGGGTTTCTGATCCAATCCTGAAGCAAGTGGCTGAAGTGTACCGGAAGATCCGTAACACATTCCGTTTCCTTCTCGGTAACCTGTCCGACTTTGATCCGGGCGTGCATGCCGTTTCGTACAGCGATCTCAGGGAAGTCGACCGCTTCATGCTCGTGAAGTTGAATGACCTTGTGAAAAACGTGAAAAATTCTTATGATAAGTACGAGTTTGCCGGCATTTATCATGCAGTCAATAATTTCTGTACCCTCGATTTGAGTTCTTTCTATCTCGATTTTGCGAAAGATATTCTCTACATCGAATCTGCCGATCAACATGATCGAAGAGCCATTCAGACCGTCCTGTACGAGTGCCTCGTAGCGTTGACCAAGCTCATGTCACCGATCCTTGCTCACACGGCTGACGAAGTATGGGTTCATATTCCGGGTGTCGATGGGGAGAGCGTACAACTGACTGATATGCCTGAAGTACAGTCATTCGACGGTGCGGAAGAGCTGAAGCAAAAATGGAATGCCTTCCTTGACGTCCGCGATGACGTCCTGAAGGCTTTGGAAGAAGCAAGGAATGAAAAAGTGATCGGGAAGTCCCTCACCGCTAAAGTCACGCTTTATGTGGATGAAAAGACGGAAGCCCTCCTTTCAAGCATCAAGGAGGACCTGAAACAGCTGTTCATCGTTTCTGCCTTCGAAATCGGCGGACGCACGTCAGAAGCCCCTGCAGAAGCCTTATCACTCGGTGCGAATAGCATCGTGGTAGAAAAAGCAGCAGGCGAAACTTGCGAGCGCTGTTGGACTGTTTCTCCTCACGTAGGAGAAGACCAGGATCACCCGACCCTTTGCCCACGCTGTGCATCTGTGGTCAAAGAAAACTATTCCCATTTAGCATGA
- the lspA gene encoding signal peptidase II, whose translation MYYYLLALVVIGIDQLTKWLVVQNMTQGESITVIPDVFYITSHRNPGAAWGILPGQMWFFYVITIAVIVGIVYYMQKHAKGHSLFSTSLAFMLGGAIGNFIDRVSRQEVVDFLNTYIFTYDFPIFNIADASLTIGVILLLLHMFMDERKAKKENKHGSHSTQH comes from the coding sequence GTGTATTATTATCTTCTCGCTTTAGTGGTCATCGGGATCGATCAGCTTACCAAATGGCTGGTTGTACAAAATATGACGCAAGGTGAAAGCATCACGGTCATCCCTGATGTATTTTATATCACTTCGCACAGAAATCCGGGTGCGGCGTGGGGGATCCTGCCAGGTCAAATGTGGTTTTTCTATGTGATTACCATTGCCGTGATTGTCGGGATCGTGTATTACATGCAAAAGCATGCGAAAGGCCATTCACTCTTCAGCACAAGTCTTGCTTTCATGCTCGGAGGCGCCATCGGGAACTTCATCGATCGGGTTTCAAGGCAGGAAGTGGTGGATTTCCTTAATACATATATTTTCACTTACGATTTCCCCATATTCAATATCGCCGATGCATCACTCACGATAGGTGTAATTTTATTGCTCCTGCATATGTTCATGGATGAAAGAAAAGCAAAGAAGGAGAACAAACATGGAAGTCATTCAACACAGCATTGA
- a CDS encoding RluA family pseudouridine synthase produces MEVIQHSIDQNNQGERIDKVVSSLNKDWSRSLVQLWIKDGHVKVNGEVVKANFKCPLDASIEIAIPDPEELDVEAEDLNLDIAYEDQDVIVVNKPKGMVVHPAPGHSSGTMVNGLMHHCKDLSGINGVMRPGIVHRIDKDTSGLLMVAKNDQAHEHLVNQLVEKTVTRKYTAIVHGNIPHEYGTIDAPIGRDPKDRQRMTVVDNGKKAVTHFRVRDRYEDFTLVECELETGRTHQIRVHMKYIGYPLAGDPKYGPRKTLPLNGQALHAGTLGFVHPRTGEYMEFHAELPEEFTKLIARLENSR; encoded by the coding sequence ATGGAAGTCATTCAACACAGCATTGATCAAAATAATCAAGGAGAGCGCATCGACAAAGTTGTCAGCTCCCTAAATAAAGACTGGTCCCGGTCCCTTGTTCAATTATGGATCAAGGATGGGCATGTGAAAGTAAACGGGGAAGTGGTGAAGGCCAACTTCAAATGCCCTCTCGATGCATCGATCGAAATCGCGATCCCTGACCCAGAAGAGCTGGATGTCGAGGCAGAGGATCTCAATCTCGATATTGCATATGAAGATCAGGATGTCATCGTTGTCAACAAACCGAAAGGCATGGTCGTGCATCCGGCACCCGGACATTCTTCAGGAACCATGGTGAACGGTCTGATGCATCACTGCAAAGATCTTTCCGGTATCAACGGTGTCATGCGCCCTGGTATTGTACACCGGATCGACAAAGATACGTCTGGTCTCCTGATGGTTGCAAAGAACGACCAGGCCCATGAGCATCTTGTCAACCAGCTAGTGGAGAAGACCGTCACACGTAAATATACGGCCATCGTCCATGGGAACATTCCTCATGAGTACGGTACGATCGATGCACCGATTGGCAGGGATCCCAAAGACCGCCAGAGGATGACCGTCGTGGATAACGGTAAAAAAGCTGTCACGCATTTCAGGGTGCGGGATCGGTATGAGGATTTCACCCTCGTTGAGTGTGAGCTGGAGACGGGCAGGACCCATCAGATCCGTGTTCATATGAAATACATCGGATATCCCCTCGCTGGAGATCCGAAATACGGGCCGAGGAAGACGCTGCCACTCAATGGACAAGCCCTTCACGCGGGAACACTTGGATTCGTCCATCCCCGTACTGGAGAATACATGGAGTTCCACGCAGAGCTTCCTGAAGAATTCACGAAGCTCATTGCCCGCCTTGAAAATAGTCGTTGA
- the pyrR gene encoding bifunctional pyr operon transcriptional regulator/uracil phosphoribosyltransferase PyrR produces the protein MTKKATVLDQPAIRRALTRIAHEIIERNKGIDEIVLVGIKTRGIHIARRLAERIHDIEGQKVPVGEIDITLYRDDLSVKTSDQEPEVKGSDLPVGIANKKVILIDDVLFTGRTVRAGLDALMDLGRPGQIQLAVLVDRGHRELPIRADYVGKNIPTSSSEKITVALSEVDDRDEVSIYENE, from the coding sequence ATGACTAAAAAAGCAACGGTTCTCGACCAGCCTGCCATCCGCAGGGCCCTGACCAGGATCGCACATGAGATCATCGAGCGCAATAAAGGGATTGATGAGATCGTCCTTGTCGGAATCAAAACAAGGGGCATCCACATCGCACGCAGGCTTGCGGAACGGATTCATGATATTGAAGGACAGAAGGTTCCAGTCGGGGAGATTGATATCACACTTTACCGCGACGATCTGTCTGTCAAAACATCAGACCAGGAACCAGAAGTGAAGGGTTCGGATCTTCCAGTGGGTATCGCCAACAAAAAAGTCATCCTGATCGATGATGTCCTCTTTACAGGGAGAACGGTAAGAGCTGGACTCGATGCTCTCATGGATCTTGGCCGACCGGGTCAGATTCAGCTAGCCGTACTCGTCGATCGCGGTCACCGGGAACTCCCGATCCGTGCCGACTATGTCGGGAAGAATATCCCGACTTCAAGCTCTGAAAAAATCACGGTTGCTTTGTCCGAGGTCGATGACCGGGATGAAGTATCCATCTACGAAAACGAATAA
- a CDS encoding solute carrier family 23 protein codes for MTTKQDIVLDVHEVPPARKWLTLSLQHLFAMFGATVLVPFLVDLSPGVALVSSGLGTLAYIIITRGQIPAYLGSSFAFIAPIIAAKQFGGPGAAMMGSFMAGIVYGLVALLIAKLGVKWLSTILPPVVVGPVIMVIGLGLAGTAVNMAMYADPYADTLVYSSKHILVALATLLITIICSVYFKGFLGMVPILAGITGGYIIAIFAGLVDFQPVLDAPLFKMPDFFIPFVDYTPSFSWSIMSIMVPVAVVTMAEHTGHQMVLSKVVGRNFIEKPGLHKSILGDGAATVIASIIGGPPVTTYGENIGVLAITKVYSVYVIGGTAVLAVVFGFIGKITALISSIPTAVMGGVSILLFGIIASSGLRMLIDYKVDLGKNRNLIISSVILVIGVGGAYVELGENVSLSGMALAAIIGVVLNLVLPGREETSGNLFEEQKQANDEVA; via the coding sequence ATGACTACCAAACAAGATATCGTACTTGATGTACATGAAGTCCCACCAGCAAGAAAATGGCTCACCCTGAGCCTTCAGCATCTGTTCGCCATGTTCGGCGCCACGGTCCTCGTACCGTTCCTCGTCGATTTGAGCCCCGGGGTTGCACTCGTATCGAGTGGCCTTGGAACACTGGCATACATCATCATCACGAGGGGTCAGATCCCGGCCTACCTTGGATCATCCTTTGCGTTCATCGCACCGATCATCGCCGCCAAGCAATTCGGAGGTCCCGGTGCAGCCATGATGGGGAGCTTCATGGCTGGAATTGTGTACGGCCTAGTCGCCCTCTTGATCGCGAAGCTCGGAGTGAAATGGCTGTCCACAATCCTGCCGCCGGTCGTGGTTGGACCGGTGATCATGGTCATCGGACTGGGTCTTGCAGGAACGGCCGTCAACATGGCCATGTACGCCGATCCTTATGCCGATACCCTGGTATATAGCAGCAAGCATATCCTTGTGGCGCTCGCCACCTTGCTTATCACCATCATCTGCTCGGTCTACTTCAAGGGCTTTCTCGGTATGGTCCCGATCCTTGCGGGCATAACAGGCGGTTATATCATTGCCATATTCGCCGGGCTCGTCGACTTCCAACCGGTGCTTGATGCACCACTATTCAAAATGCCAGACTTCTTCATTCCATTCGTCGACTACACACCTTCCTTCTCCTGGTCCATCATGTCGATCATGGTGCCGGTCGCCGTCGTGACGATGGCGGAACACACAGGTCATCAGATGGTCCTCAGCAAGGTTGTCGGAAGGAACTTCATCGAAAAACCGGGCTTGCATAAATCCATCCTCGGTGACGGGGCGGCGACAGTCATTGCTTCCATCATCGGGGGTCCGCCGGTTACCACATACGGTGAGAACATCGGTGTACTCGCCATCACGAAGGTATACAGCGTCTATGTGATCGGGGGTACGGCGGTGCTGGCAGTCGTGTTCGGTTTCATCGGGAAAATCACTGCCCTCATCAGTTCCATCCCGACGGCCGTCATGGGAGGGGTATCCATCCTTCTCTTCGGAATCATCGCATCGAGCGGTCTCAGGATGCTCATTGACTACAAGGTTGACCTTGGGAAGAACCGAAACCTCATCATCTCATCTGTCATACTCGTCATCGGAGTAGGAGGCGCCTATGTGGAACTGGGAGAAAACGTCTCACTTTCCGGAATGGCCTTAGCAGCCATCATCGGAGTCGTACTGAATCTAGTCCTTCCGGGACGGGAAGAAACTTCAGGAAATCTATTCGAAGAACAAAAACAAGCAAATGACGAAGTAGCATAG
- a CDS encoding aspartate carbamoyltransferase catalytic subunit translates to MGHLLTMKDLSEREILSILDQAERFKAGERWEDGSDHFVANLFFEASTRTKCSFEMAERRLGLEVIPFESHASSVQKGETLYDTVKTLESIGVGAVVIRHSRDRYFDELKGLDVRIINGGDGCGNHPTQCLLDLMTIRQEFGGFQGLRVAIIGDIAHSRVARSNAEALTALGAAVRFSGPEEWFPERYRDRYVEIEEAMSSSDVVMLLRIQHERHHGTPIASKADYHQAYGLTLERERKMAHGSIIMHPAPVNRGVEIADSLVECGRSRIFKQMENGVYVRMAVLKRAFQLQGGRQHELVDQTC, encoded by the coding sequence ATGGGGCACTTATTAACCATGAAGGATTTATCTGAAAGAGAGATCCTCTCAATCTTGGATCAGGCAGAACGCTTCAAGGCAGGAGAAAGGTGGGAAGATGGATCAGATCATTTCGTGGCCAACCTTTTCTTCGAAGCCAGTACACGGACGAAATGCAGTTTTGAAATGGCGGAAAGGCGTCTCGGCCTGGAAGTGATTCCGTTTGAATCCCATGCCTCGAGCGTCCAAAAGGGAGAAACCCTTTACGATACAGTGAAAACACTGGAATCGATCGGGGTGGGAGCCGTGGTCATCCGTCATAGCAGGGACCGCTACTTCGATGAGCTCAAAGGTTTGGACGTCAGGATCATCAATGGAGGGGATGGATGCGGAAATCATCCGACTCAATGCCTCCTTGACCTGATGACAATCCGTCAGGAATTCGGAGGGTTCCAGGGTCTCCGGGTCGCCATCATCGGCGATATCGCCCACAGCCGTGTGGCTAGATCCAATGCGGAAGCCCTTACCGCACTCGGGGCAGCGGTCAGGTTCTCTGGTCCAGAGGAATGGTTCCCAGAGCGCTACAGGGATCGATATGTAGAGATCGAGGAAGCGATGAGTTCATCCGACGTCGTGATGCTACTGCGCATCCAGCACGAAAGGCATCATGGAACGCCGATTGCGTCCAAGGCGGATTATCACCAGGCATACGGCCTTACCTTGGAGAGGGAGAGGAAGATGGCGCATGGAAGCATCATCATGCACCCGGCACCTGTCAACCGTGGGGTCGAGATCGCCGATTCCCTCGTGGAATGCGGACGGTCCAGGATCTTCAAACAAATGGAAAATGGCGTATACGTCAGAATGGCGGTACTAAAAAGAGCATTCCAATTACAAGGAGGACGTCAACATGAACTGGTTGATCAAACATGCTAA
- a CDS encoding dihydroorotase produces the protein MNWLIKHANILNAKGELEPVEVKTKGNKIAEIGTELSNTGEMEYDARGMLLSPGFVDLHVHLREPGGEHKETIETGTKAAAKGGYTTIAAMPNTRPVPDDTETLDWLHKRINETASVRVLPYGAITERQAGKELNDLEAMKQHGAFAFTDDGVGVQSAAMMLEAMKKAAAIGASIVAHCEENTLINKGSVHEGRFSALNGLNGIPSVCEAVHIARDVLLAEAAGTHYHVCHISTKESVRVVRDAKRAGIKVTAEVTPHHLLLCEDDIPGMDTNFKMNPPLRGKEDRDALIEGLLDGTIDFIATDHAPHTTEEKGEGMELSPFGIVGLETAFPLLHTHFVQKGIITLKQLIDWMTVKPSEAFNLPFGTLKVGGDADFTLIDLEKKETIHTGSFLSKGKNTPFSGWECTGYPQATFYQGQQVWNGGEA, from the coding sequence ATGAACTGGTTGATCAAACATGCTAACATTCTGAATGCAAAAGGGGAATTGGAACCGGTCGAGGTAAAGACAAAGGGGAATAAGATTGCTGAAATAGGAACCGAACTCTCCAACACGGGTGAGATGGAATATGATGCGCGGGGCATGTTGCTGTCACCTGGTTTCGTCGACCTCCACGTTCATCTCCGCGAACCAGGGGGAGAACATAAAGAAACGATCGAAACCGGAACGAAAGCTGCTGCAAAAGGCGGTTACACGACAATTGCGGCGATGCCCAACACACGCCCCGTACCGGATGATACCGAAACACTGGATTGGTTACATAAACGGATTAACGAAACGGCCTCGGTCAGGGTCCTACCTTACGGAGCCATCACAGAGAGACAGGCTGGGAAGGAATTGAACGACCTCGAAGCGATGAAGCAACATGGGGCCTTCGCTTTCACAGATGACGGTGTCGGAGTGCAGTCAGCCGCCATGATGCTCGAAGCCATGAAAAAAGCCGCAGCTATCGGAGCTTCCATCGTGGCCCATTGCGAAGAGAACACCCTGATCAATAAAGGGTCCGTCCATGAAGGCAGGTTTTCAGCCTTGAACGGACTGAATGGGATCCCGTCTGTATGTGAAGCGGTTCATATCGCTCGGGATGTGCTCCTTGCGGAAGCAGCGGGTACCCATTATCATGTCTGCCACATCTCAACAAAAGAATCTGTCAGAGTGGTCAGGGATGCAAAGAGGGCCGGGATCAAGGTGACAGCAGAAGTGACCCCGCATCATCTCCTGCTATGTGAAGATGACATCCCGGGGATGGATACGAACTTTAAGATGAATCCACCTCTCCGTGGGAAAGAGGACAGGGACGCCCTCATCGAAGGGCTTCTGGACGGCACCATCGACTTTATCGCCACCGATCATGCACCGCATACAACAGAAGAAAAGGGAGAGGGCATGGAATTATCGCCATTCGGGATTGTCGGGCTTGAAACGGCATTTCCTTTACTCCATACGCATTTTGTTCAAAAAGGAATCATCACGTTGAAGCAGCTCATCGATTGGATGACCGTCAAACCTTCAGAAGCGTTCAATCTACCGTTTGGCACGCTTAAAGTTGGAGGCGACGCAGACTTCACGCTGATCGATTTGGAAAAGAAGGAAACCATTCATACGGGATCCTTCCTGTCAAAAGGCAAGAACACACCATTCTCGGGGTGGGAATGCACAGGATATCCGCAAGCGACATTTTATCAAGGTCAACAAGTTTGGAATGGAGGAGAAGCATAA